A genome region from Acidimicrobiia bacterium includes the following:
- a CDS encoding poly-gamma-glutamate hydrolase family protein, which translates to MFADLLAHPGVEERVVLGSRVGFLALHGGLEPGTAELARDAAAASGASLYAVVQPDELKWHVPAHQIAPGDAPSLAAFLGHVDVVVSLHGYRRPDLRTSVLVGGADRVRAGRLSRRLRRALPDYEVVDDLARIPPDLRGLHPRNPVNLARGGGVQLELPHRVRSIGPFRDASYRAHTAALLDALARYAASAA; encoded by the coding sequence GTGTTCGCCGACCTGCTCGCCCACCCCGGGGTGGAGGAGCGCGTGGTCCTGGGCTCCCGGGTCGGGTTCCTCGCCCTCCACGGCGGCCTCGAGCCCGGCACCGCCGAGCTGGCGCGCGACGCGGCGGCGGCCAGCGGGGCGTCGCTCTACGCCGTGGTCCAGCCCGACGAGCTCAAGTGGCACGTCCCCGCCCACCAGATCGCGCCGGGCGACGCCCCGAGCCTCGCCGCCTTCCTCGGCCACGTCGACGTCGTGGTCTCGCTCCACGGGTACCGCCGACCGGACCTCCGGACCTCGGTGCTCGTCGGCGGGGCCGACCGGGTCCGGGCCGGGCGGCTGAGCCGGCGGCTCCGCCGGGCCCTGCCCGACTACGAGGTCGTCGACGACCTGGCGCGGATCCCGCCCGACCTGCGAGGCCTGCACCCACGCAACCCGGTGAACCTGGCCCGGGGCGGCGGCGTCCAGCTCGAGCTCCCGCACCGCGTCCGCTCGATCGGCCCGTTCCGCGACGCGTCGTACCGGGCGCACACCGCCGCGCTCCTGGACGCGCTCGCCCGCTACGCCGCGTCGGCGGCGTAG
- a CDS encoding HD domain-containing protein yields the protein MTTTDAPTSFTRMDESTAEQWAVIGRETFEHQGRVADRVLGMLRSLADITDGFAVDQLTHSLQTATRAERAGADDELVVASLCHDVGKAVSVPNHPVIAAEILKCYVRDDVYQMIKAHQDFQGRHYYEHFGADPDAREQYRGASWFALAEQFADDWDQVAFDPAYDTLPLEHFEARLRDVFAHPHSM from the coding sequence ATGACCACCACCGATGCGCCGACCTCCTTCACGCGGATGGACGAATCGACGGCCGAGCAGTGGGCGGTGATCGGCCGGGAGACCTTCGAGCACCAGGGCCGGGTGGCCGACCGGGTGCTCGGGATGCTCCGGTCCCTCGCCGACATCACCGACGGGTTCGCCGTGGACCAGCTGACGCACTCCCTGCAGACCGCCACCCGAGCCGAGCGCGCCGGCGCCGACGACGAGCTGGTCGTGGCGTCGCTGTGTCACGACGTCGGGAAGGCCGTGAGCGTCCCGAACCACCCCGTGATCGCGGCCGAGATCCTGAAGTGCTACGTGCGCGACGACGTGTACCAGATGATCAAGGCCCACCAGGACTTCCAGGGCCGGCACTACTACGAGCACTTCGGCGCCGACCCGGACGCTCGCGAGCAGTACCGCGGCGCGTCGTGGTTCGCGCTCGCGGAGCAGTTCGCCGACGACTGGGACCAGGTCGCCTTCGACCCCGCCTACGACACGCTGCCCCTCGAGCACTTCGAGGCCCGACTGCGCGACGTGTTCGCGCACCCGCACTCGATGTAG
- a CDS encoding amidohydrolase, which translates to MSLAVTGATTVDGEPVGLRVEDGRIAAVGPGVDAEAGDEGLDGAGRVLLPGLVNGHTHAAMTLFRGFAGDLALMDWLEHHIWPAEARLDADDVYWGTRLACLEMIRTGTVRFWDMYWQPAAVARAVTDAGLRATVGLPLIDGLDPARGRRLRDDALRSLDELADADPRVTPCLTPHGIYTVSAESLAWVAETAAARDLFVHLHFLEIEDEVRGCLERAGERPGPFLDRLGLLTPRTVLAHGVWMEDAELELVAARGATVVTNPVSNLKLAVGRVFPYARVREASIPVGIGTDGASSNNGLDLLQDVKVLSLVQKHEQRDPRALPAAEAWRVVTGGLAPALGGAPDLVPGAPADFILVRADAPELAPGHLVANLVYAAAGTVVDATVVAGRVLMREGRIEEEAAVRAKARERAARLDVL; encoded by the coding sequence ATGAGCCTCGCTGTGACCGGCGCCACCACCGTGGACGGCGAGCCGGTGGGGCTGCGGGTGGAGGACGGCCGGATCGCGGCCGTCGGCCCCGGCGTCGACGCCGAGGCGGGCGACGAGGGGCTCGACGGCGCCGGCCGGGTGCTGCTGCCGGGCCTCGTGAACGGGCACACGCACGCCGCGATGACCCTGTTCCGCGGCTTCGCCGGCGACCTCGCTCTCATGGACTGGCTCGAGCACCACATCTGGCCCGCCGAGGCCCGCCTCGACGCCGACGACGTGTACTGGGGCACCCGCCTGGCCTGCCTCGAGATGATCCGCACCGGGACGGTGCGGTTCTGGGACATGTACTGGCAGCCGGCGGCGGTGGCGCGCGCCGTCACCGACGCCGGCTTGCGGGCCACCGTCGGCCTGCCGCTCATCGACGGCCTCGACCCGGCGCGGGGCCGGCGGCTGCGCGACGACGCCCTGCGGTCCCTCGACGAGCTCGCCGACGCCGACCCCCGGGTCACCCCCTGCCTGACGCCGCACGGCATCTACACCGTGAGCGCGGAGTCGCTGGCCTGGGTGGCCGAGACCGCCGCCGCCCGCGACCTGTTCGTCCACCTCCACTTCCTCGAGATCGAGGACGAGGTGCGCGGCTGCCTCGAGCGGGCCGGCGAGCGCCCCGGCCCGTTCCTCGATCGGCTCGGGCTGCTCACCCCCCGCACGGTCCTGGCCCACGGCGTGTGGATGGAGGACGCCGAGCTGGAGCTCGTCGCGGCCCGCGGCGCCACCGTGGTGACGAACCCGGTCTCGAACCTCAAGCTGGCGGTCGGGCGGGTGTTCCCGTACGCGCGCGTCCGCGAGGCCTCGATCCCGGTCGGCATCGGCACCGACGGCGCGTCGTCGAACAACGGCCTCGACCTGCTCCAGGACGTCAAGGTGCTCTCGCTGGTGCAGAAGCACGAGCAGCGCGACCCCCGGGCGCTGCCGGCCGCCGAGGCCTGGCGCGTCGTGACCGGGGGCCTCGCGCCCGCGCTCGGCGGCGCGCCCGACCTGGTTCCCGGCGCGCCCGCCGACTTCATCCTCGTGCGCGCGGACGCGCCGGAGCTCGCCCCTGGGCACCTCGTCGCAAACCTCGTCTACGCCGCGGCCGGGACGGTCGTCGACGCCACCGTCGTCGCGGGGCGGGTGCTGATGCGCGAGGGTCGGATCGAGGAGGAGGCCGCGGTCCGGGCCAAGGCGCGCGAGCGAGCGGCGCGCCTCGACGTGCTCTGA
- a CDS encoding MTAP family purine nucleoside phosphorylase, which produces MGRLAVVGKHQTLGAPAPDVSRPDLGSLGVLDHGTHVSLYRHGLGTPVPPHEIDHAAHLRALAELGCDRVLALSSVGSLHRALPVGSFVVPDDFIALDQRPVMVERAHAHVVPGFTPAWRSRLLATWPQVTGEPVVAGGVYWQANGPRFETPAEVRLIAASADLVGMTVPSECVAANQAGLAYAAVCVVDNLANGVGDRPLTIDEFERGAAANAVRLASILERLLPELAR; this is translated from the coding sequence GTGGGCCGGCTCGCGGTCGTCGGCAAGCACCAGACCCTCGGCGCCCCCGCGCCCGACGTGTCGCGGCCCGACCTCGGCTCGCTCGGCGTGCTCGACCACGGCACCCACGTGAGCCTGTACCGCCACGGTCTCGGCACCCCCGTCCCGCCCCACGAGATCGACCACGCCGCTCACCTGCGGGCGCTCGCCGAGCTCGGCTGCGACCGAGTCCTGGCCCTCAGCTCGGTCGGGTCGCTGCACCGGGCGCTGCCCGTCGGCTCGTTCGTCGTCCCCGACGACTTCATCGCCCTCGACCAGCGCCCGGTGATGGTCGAGCGCGCCCACGCGCACGTCGTCCCCGGGTTCACCCCCGCGTGGCGGTCGCGGCTCTTGGCGACGTGGCCGCAGGTGACGGGGGAGCCGGTCGTCGCCGGCGGCGTGTACTGGCAGGCGAACGGCCCCCGCTTCGAGACCCCGGCCGAGGTGCGGCTCATCGCCGCCTCGGCCGACCTCGTGGGCATGACCGTCCCGTCGGAGTGCGTCGCCGCCAACCAGGCCGGCCTCGCCTACGCGGCGGTGTGCGTCGTCGACAACCTCGCCAACGGCGTCGGCGACCGCCCGCTCACGATCGACGAGTTCGAGCGCGGCGCGGCCGCGAACGCGGTGCGGCTGGCGTCGATTCTCGAGCGCCTCCTGCCGGAGCTGGCCCGATGA